A window of Martelella mediterranea DSM 17316 contains these coding sequences:
- a CDS encoding thiamine pyrophosphate-binding protein, translated as MKTNEGVIKTFIEAGITRGFTLPGLGITWSLPAFFDRKDEFELVLARSEQSASVMAQVAGKLTGRPGLLMAQGPFASSTGAFGILEAYFSSTPMVVLTDTSCYDGFAQYGVYQTMTGDYGAGDAFAVMKTMTKYATYATTPAEAIYGTQLAVKHAMTPRQGPAAVVMRTNIIKEEVPDHPRAKLYPTEGYLRSTPMKPDGDALHKIAETLKAAERPVIIAGNGVYMSRSGEMLSRLANREGIAVASSYHGKGVIDETTPIAVGMMGNWAAKSANRMVQAADVILVLGCSLGPEYTRFRDEKMMRPGEQTIIQVDLDPLNAGWVLPVDLAVTADAADVIRYLLDVSGVDQAQAEKRRDFIGKIKADNRYGDLPHFKTRPGTVHYADIMRSLDGFLTPDDLLTLDAGTNRIWATSSLPLRTPHQLVAPGGIGGMGWSTPAATGAKVTCPEKRVTGVIGDGGFVMTMDAIATAAEHNLDVVYVVANNAGLGMVRDNLGNKAIGVDFGDHDFAKVAEGLGGSGITVTEADQIGDAIREGHRRGGPVVIDVKVDPAASHRDCSDYDDLPDPSALK; from the coding sequence ATGAAAACCAATGAGGGCGTCATCAAGACGTTTATCGAGGCCGGCATCACGCGCGGCTTCACGCTGCCGGGTCTCGGCATCACATGGTCGCTGCCGGCGTTCTTTGACCGCAAGGACGAGTTCGAACTGGTTCTGGCGCGCTCCGAGCAGTCGGCCTCGGTGATGGCCCAGGTCGCCGGCAAGCTCACCGGCCGTCCGGGCCTGTTGATGGCGCAGGGACCATTTGCGAGCTCCACCGGCGCTTTCGGCATTCTGGAGGCCTATTTCTCCTCGACGCCGATGGTCGTTCTCACCGACACATCCTGTTATGACGGCTTCGCCCAGTATGGCGTCTACCAGACCATGACCGGTGATTATGGCGCTGGCGACGCCTTCGCGGTGATGAAGACCATGACCAAGTACGCCACCTACGCGACCACGCCAGCAGAGGCGATCTACGGCACTCAGCTTGCGGTGAAACACGCCATGACCCCGCGCCAGGGGCCGGCGGCGGTGGTGATGCGCACCAACATTATCAAGGAGGAGGTGCCCGATCATCCGCGCGCCAAGCTTTACCCGACCGAGGGTTATCTGCGTTCGACGCCGATGAAGCCCGATGGCGATGCGCTGCACAAGATCGCCGAGACCCTGAAGGCAGCGGAACGTCCCGTCATCATCGCCGGCAATGGCGTCTATATGAGCCGTTCGGGCGAGATGCTGTCGCGGCTCGCCAATCGCGAGGGGATCGCGGTGGCCTCCAGCTATCACGGCAAGGGCGTCATCGACGAGACCACGCCCATCGCCGTCGGCATGATGGGCAACTGGGCGGCGAAATCGGCGAACCGCATGGTTCAGGCGGCCGATGTCATCCTCGTGCTCGGCTGCAGCCTCGGCCCGGAATATACCCGCTTCCGCGATGAAAAGATGATGCGCCCGGGCGAGCAGACGATCATTCAGGTCGACCTCGACCCGCTGAATGCCGGCTGGGTGCTACCGGTCGACCTGGCGGTGACGGCGGACGCCGCCGATGTGATCCGCTATCTGCTCGATGTCTCCGGCGTTGATCAGGCGCAGGCGGAAAAGCGCAGGGACTTCATCGGCAAGATCAAGGCGGACAATCGCTACGGCGACCTGCCGCATTTCAAGACCCGCCCCGGCACGGTGCATTACGCCGATATCATGCGCTCGCTCGACGGCTTCCTGACGCCGGACGACTTGCTGACGCTCGATGCCGGCACCAACCGCATCTGGGCAACATCGTCGCTGCCGCTCAGAACGCCGCATCAGCTGGTCGCCCCCGGCGGTATCGGCGGCATGGGCTGGTCGACGCCGGCTGCCACCGGCGCCAAGGTCACATGCCCCGAAAAGCGCGTCACCGGCGTGATCGGCGATGGTGGCTTCGTCATGACCATGGATGCGATCGCGACGGCGGCGGAACACAATCTTGACGTCGTCTATGTGGTCGCCAACAATGCCGGCCTCGGCATGGTGCGCGACAATCTCGGCAACAAGGCGATCGGGGTCGACTTCGGCGATCATGACTTCGCCAAGGTCGCCGAGGGTCTCGGCGGCTCCGGGATCACGGTGACGGAGGCTGACCAGATCGGCGATGCGATCAGGGAAGGCCACAGGCGCGGCGGCCCGGTCGTCATCGACGTCAAGGTCGACCCGGCGGCAAGCCACCGTGATTGCTCGGATTACGACGACCTGCCGGATCCATCCGCCCTCAAATAG
- a CDS encoding carboxymuconolactone decarboxylase family protein: MTDKPILPPLQDSDWPPEIADLKDGFAGALNVYRTMAHHPDLLRAWAPLRQHVVKDTALGPERSEVVILRVAFRFGSGYEWNHHVDRATRLGFSAERIAALRAMPEGEDGLIVRAVDMLIDQRRLAPETEAALAEALGRPAVFDLIATVGFYAVLGYILMTYRTPLDAGIADVFSGTGS, encoded by the coding sequence ATGACCGACAAACCCATCCTGCCGCCGCTTCAGGACAGCGACTGGCCGCCGGAAATCGCAGACCTGAAGGACGGTTTTGCCGGCGCGCTCAATGTCTATCGCACCATGGCGCATCACCCGGACCTGCTGCGCGCCTGGGCGCCGCTGCGCCAGCATGTGGTCAAGGACACCGCGCTCGGCCCGGAGCGCTCGGAAGTCGTAATCCTGCGCGTCGCCTTCCGTTTCGGTTCAGGCTATGAGTGGAACCACCATGTCGACCGGGCGACACGGCTCGGTTTTTCCGCCGAGCGCATCGCCGCGCTTCGCGCCATGCCGGAGGGCGAGGACGGTTTGATCGTCCGCGCCGTCGACATGCTGATCGACCAGCGCCGGCTTGCGCCCGAAACCGAAGCAGCACTTGCCGAAGCACTCGGACGACCCGCGGTCTTCGACCTCATCGCCACCGTCGGCTTTTATGCCGTGCTCGGCTATATCCTGATGACCTATCGCACCCCCCTCGACGCCGGCATTGCCGATGTGTTTTCCGGTACTGGGAGCTAG